One window of the Pedobacter ginsengisoli genome contains the following:
- the greA gene encoding transcription elongation factor GreA yields MTEVTYYTQDGLEKLKEEVHYLKTTGRQLISKAIAEARDKGDLSENAEYDAAKEAQGLHEAKIAKLETTLSTARLIDESKLDTSKVLALSIVKIKNVKNGATMSYQLVAESEADLKTGKISVKSPIAQGLLGKSVGDKTEIQVPAGKIEFEILEITR; encoded by the coding sequence ATGACAGAGGTAACATATTATACCCAAGATGGTTTAGAGAAACTAAAGGAAGAGGTGCACTATTTAAAAACTACCGGAAGGCAGTTAATATCTAAGGCGATAGCAGAAGCCAGAGATAAAGGAGACCTTTCTGAGAACGCGGAATACGATGCAGCAAAGGAAGCCCAAGGTTTACATGAAGCCAAGATAGCGAAGCTTGAAACAACACTTTCAACAGCAAGGCTAATTGACGAGTCGAAACTGGATACTTCTAAAGTACTGGCATTATCAATCGTAAAGATCAAGAATGTTAAAAATGGAGCCACAATGAGTTATCAATTGGTAGCTGAATCGGAGGCCGATTTAAAAACAGGAAAGATTTCAGTAAAATCTCCTATTGCCCAGGGGTTATTGGGTAAATCTGTTGGCGATAAAACTGAAATTCAGGTGCCTGCAGGTAAAATAGAATTCGAAATATTGGAAATCACCAGATAA
- a CDS encoding nucleotide pyrophosphohydrolase, with protein sequence MTIEEAQKTVDQWINTTGIRYFNELTNTAILMEEVGEVARIMSRKYGEQSFKKSDEAVDLGDEMADVLFVLICLANQTGIDLTAALEKNLVKKNIRDAERHKNNEKLK encoded by the coding sequence ATGACAATAGAAGAAGCACAGAAAACTGTAGACCAATGGATTAATACTACAGGAATCAGATATTTTAATGAATTAACCAATACCGCTATCTTAATGGAAGAAGTTGGTGAGGTTGCAAGGATCATGTCGAGAAAATACGGCGAGCAATCATTTAAGAAGAGTGATGAAGCCGTTGATCTGGGTGATGAAATGGCAGATGTGCTTTTTGTTTTGATATGTCTGGCCAACCAAACCGGAATTGACCTGACCGCCGCTCTTGAAAAGAACCTGGTTAAAAAGAATATCCGCGATGCGGAAAGGCATAAAAACAATGAGAAGTTAAAATAA
- a CDS encoding HIT family protein gives MSSIFSKIVDREIPAHIVAETSEFLAFLDVSPLVMGHVLVIPKKEIDYIFDMDDESYFGLTLFAKIVANGLKEAFPCKKVGVAVIGLEVPHVHIHLIPMNAVNDMNFSKEKLKPTNEELAEAAAKIKAALTLD, from the coding sequence ATGTCAAGCATATTTTCAAAAATTGTTGATCGCGAGATTCCGGCACATATAGTTGCCGAGACCAGCGAATTCCTTGCCTTTTTAGATGTGAGTCCATTGGTAATGGGCCATGTGCTGGTAATCCCTAAAAAGGAAATTGACTACATCTTTGATATGGATGACGAAAGTTATTTCGGGCTAACTTTATTTGCCAAAATAGTGGCGAATGGTTTAAAAGAAGCTTTCCCTTGTAAAAAAGTAGGTGTAGCAGTTATCGGACTTGAAGTACCTCATGTACATATTCACCTGATCCCGATGAATGCCGTAAACGATATGAATTTTAGTAAAGAAAAACTAAAACCTACAAATGAGGAATTAGCAGAAGCTGCGGCTAAAATTAAAGCAGCACTAACCCTCGATTAA
- the thrA gene encoding bifunctional aspartate kinase/homoserine dehydrogenase I, producing the protein MNILKFGGTSVGSVESISALIEILKPLQGEENPIVVLSAMGGVTNALLDMAENARNLRDYSDALKLVEEKHFKVIRTLLPASAQNPVLTKLKIYFNELEDILQSVYNLRELSAQTKDLILSYGERCSTVMISHIAKRQFPNAVYVDGAELIKTDSNFGQAKVNTYMTEMLINDFYEANQNNLLFVTGFISSNDEGRVTTLGRGGSDYTAAIWGAALNASEIQIWTDVDGMLTADPRIVKKAFSLPELSYTEAMELSYFGAKVIYPPTMIPAFLKKIPIVIKNTFNTDFAGTYIKHGISPSNLPIKGISSIDEISVLNLSGSGMVGKAGFSGRLFSMLSREQVNVVLITQSSSEHSITFAVKPADSLKALSLINKEFELELQARKLEYPEVENGLSVVAIVGENMKRTPGMSGKLFGALGRNGVNVRAIAQGSSEYNISVIISKTDLSKAVNAIHDAFYSNLKKTLHIFCLGTGNIGKTLFKQLQDQMPFLAENNDLQVKVMGVSNTRKMYLDPRGIDLNTWEQDLNNQDTKASLPDFIRRMKAMNLPNCVFVDNTASHNPVEFYLDILQSSISVVTCNKIGNSADYEQYAAFKQAARTYGVDFFYETNVGAGLPIIRTLKDLMLSGDKVASIEAILSGTISYIFNNYKDGVLFHEVVKEAQEKGFTEPDPRDDLNGKDFMRKMLILARDAGYALEEKDIELENMLPASCMAAESVADFYKELKNNSAHFENLKNQATQNNKVLRYIGKMEGGKVSINLQMVDENHPFFTLSGSDNIISFTTNRYKDRPLVVKGPGAGSEVTAAGVFADIINVGKR; encoded by the coding sequence ATGAATATTTTAAAATTTGGAGGCACATCAGTCGGTTCTGTCGAAAGCATAAGCGCTTTGATAGAGATACTTAAGCCACTGCAGGGAGAGGAGAACCCTATAGTAGTTTTATCAGCAATGGGCGGTGTTACCAACGCATTACTCGACATGGCAGAAAATGCCCGGAACCTGAGAGACTATAGCGATGCACTGAAACTTGTTGAGGAGAAACACTTCAAAGTAATCAGAACTTTATTACCAGCCAGTGCACAAAACCCTGTACTTACTAAGCTTAAAATTTATTTTAACGAGCTTGAAGATATTTTACAATCCGTATATAACCTTCGTGAGCTTAGTGCTCAAACCAAAGATCTGATTCTTAGTTACGGAGAGCGCTGCTCTACAGTAATGATCAGCCATATTGCTAAAAGACAATTCCCAAATGCAGTGTATGTTGATGGGGCTGAGCTGATTAAAACAGATAGTAATTTTGGACAAGCTAAGGTAAATACTTACATGACCGAAATGCTCATTAACGACTTTTATGAGGCCAACCAAAACAACCTCCTGTTTGTTACCGGTTTCATATCCAGCAATGATGAAGGGCGTGTAACTACACTTGGCCGCGGCGGCAGCGATTATACCGCCGCAATATGGGGTGCCGCATTAAACGCATCAGAAATACAGATATGGACAGATGTTGACGGGATGTTAACAGCCGATCCGAGAATTGTTAAAAAGGCTTTTTCATTGCCTGAACTGAGTTATACTGAAGCAATGGAGCTTTCTTATTTCGGTGCCAAGGTGATCTATCCTCCAACCATGATTCCGGCATTTTTAAAGAAAATCCCGATTGTAATTAAAAATACATTCAATACAGACTTTGCAGGAACCTATATTAAGCATGGCATAAGTCCTTCAAATCTTCCGATAAAAGGGATTTCGTCAATTGATGAAATCAGCGTTTTAAACCTTTCAGGAAGCGGAATGGTAGGCAAGGCAGGCTTTAGCGGCAGGCTTTTCTCTATGCTTTCGCGCGAGCAGGTTAACGTTGTACTTATTACGCAGTCGTCATCAGAGCACAGCATTACCTTTGCGGTAAAACCGGCCGATTCTTTAAAGGCATTGTCATTAATCAATAAAGAATTTGAATTGGAACTGCAGGCGCGTAAGCTGGAATATCCGGAAGTAGAAAACGGACTTTCTGTGGTAGCTATAGTAGGCGAGAACATGAAGCGCACACCGGGCATGTCGGGCAAACTGTTTGGCGCCTTAGGTCGTAACGGTGTAAATGTTAGGGCCATTGCACAAGGTTCTTCAGAATATAACATCTCGGTAATTATCTCAAAAACCGACTTGTCTAAAGCTGTAAATGCCATACACGATGCATTTTATTCAAATCTTAAAAAGACCCTGCATATATTTTGTCTGGGTACCGGAAATATAGGTAAAACCTTGTTTAAGCAACTTCAGGATCAGATGCCTTTCCTTGCAGAGAATAACGACCTGCAGGTTAAAGTAATGGGTGTAAGCAATACCCGTAAAATGTACCTTGACCCAAGAGGTATTGATCTTAATACCTGGGAACAAGACCTGAACAATCAGGACACTAAAGCAAGTCTGCCTGATTTTATCAGAAGGATGAAAGCAATGAACCTGCCGAACTGCGTATTTGTAGACAATACTGCAAGCCATAACCCTGTTGAGTTTTATCTGGATATATTGCAATCGAGCATCTCTGTAGTTACCTGCAACAAAATAGGAAACTCTGCAGATTACGAGCAGTATGCGGCCTTTAAACAGGCAGCAAGAACTTATGGTGTCGACTTTTTCTATGAAACCAATGTAGGAGCCGGCCTGCCAATCATTCGCACACTTAAGGACCTGATGTTAAGCGGTGATAAGGTTGCTTCTATTGAAGCGATCCTTTCAGGTACCATCTCTTACATCTTTAACAACTATAAGGACGGAGTACTTTTCCATGAGGTTGTAAAAGAAGCGCAGGAAAAAGGCTTTACAGAACCCGACCCGAGAGATGACCTTAATGGCAAAGATTTTATGCGCAAAATGCTTATTCTGGCTCGTGATGCCGGATATGCTTTAGAAGAAAAAGATATAGAACTGGAAAATATGTTACCTGCATCGTGCATGGCTGCAGAGAGTGTGGCCGACTTTTACAAAGAATTAAAAAACAACTCAGCACACTTCGAAAACCTGAAAAACCAGGCTACTCAAAATAATAAGGTATTAAGGTATATTGGTAAAATGGAAGGTGGTAAAGTTTCCATCAACCTGCAAATGGTAGATGAGAACCACCCGTTCTTTACCCTTTCAGGTAGTGATAATATCATTTCATTTACTACCAACCGTTATAAAGACAGACCTTTGGTAGTAAAGGGACCCGGTGCGGGCTCAGAAGTAACTGCCGCTGGTGTATTTGCTGACATCATAAACGTGGGTAAGCGATGA
- the dtd gene encoding D-aminoacyl-tRNA deacylase: MRAIIQRVTEASCKVDGEVTGAITNGFLVLLGIEDADTGEDLDWLSQKIVNMRVFGDENGLMNKGLMDIDGNILLISQFTLFASTKKGNRPGFTRAARPDKAIPLYESMIKQLSSLLNKEIQTGIFGADMKISLVNDGPVTISIDTKNKE; this comes from the coding sequence ATGAGAGCTATTATTCAAAGGGTTACTGAAGCCAGCTGCAAAGTAGATGGCGAAGTAACAGGTGCTATTACTAATGGCTTTCTGGTTTTGCTGGGCATTGAAGATGCTGACACCGGGGAAGACCTGGATTGGCTGTCGCAAAAAATAGTAAATATGCGGGTTTTTGGCGATGAAAACGGGCTGATGAATAAGGGGCTTATGGATATTGATGGAAACATTCTACTGATCAGTCAATTTACATTATTTGCCTCTACTAAAAAGGGCAACCGGCCTGGCTTTACCAGAGCGGCAAGGCCCGATAAGGCCATTCCATTGTATGAGTCTATGATCAAACAATTGTCTTCTTTACTGAATAAAGAAATTCAAACCGGAATATTCGGTGCCGATATGAAGATCAGCCTCGTAAATGATGGTCCGGTTACCATAAGTATCGATACCAAAAACAAAGAATAA
- the rsgA gene encoding ribosome small subunit-dependent GTPase A, producing MRGLVIKSTGSWYQVHAEDGIDYDCRIKGKFRIQGIQTTNPIAVGDHVEFELEPNSDNGIINKLHDRKNYIIRKSINLSKQAQIIAANMDQAFLVVTLASPRTSLGFIDRFLATAEAYSIPAVLIFNKLDLFNEDGLAILAEYAAIYENIGYPCYTVSAIEGTNISQIESLLKDKTTLFSGHSGVGKSSLINALLPGRSIKTGEISEASDKGQHTTTFAEMHTLPFGGYLIDTPGIRELGIFDIRPEELGHYFREMRDLMHECKFNNCRHVNEPGCAVIKAVENGEIELSRYESYLSIYNGNETRA from the coding sequence ATGCGAGGATTAGTAATTAAATCAACAGGAAGCTGGTATCAGGTTCATGCAGAAGATGGCATCGACTACGACTGCCGGATTAAGGGCAAGTTTAGAATTCAGGGTATTCAAACCACAAATCCCATTGCGGTTGGAGATCATGTAGAGTTTGAGCTTGAGCCAAACTCCGACAATGGAATCATCAATAAACTGCATGACCGGAAAAATTATATTATCCGCAAATCGATCAATTTATCCAAGCAGGCGCAAATTATTGCAGCCAATATGGATCAGGCTTTTTTGGTGGTTACACTTGCCTCTCCCCGTACTTCGTTAGGCTTTATTGATCGCTTTTTGGCAACTGCCGAAGCATACTCTATTCCTGCAGTTCTGATTTTTAATAAGCTAGACCTTTTTAATGAGGATGGCCTGGCTATTTTAGCTGAGTATGCAGCCATTTATGAAAACATCGGTTATCCCTGCTATACAGTATCGGCCATAGAGGGAACCAATATCTCTCAGATAGAAAGCTTACTTAAAGATAAAACTACCTTGTTTTCCGGCCATTCGGGTGTTGGAAAATCAAGTCTTATTAATGCACTGTTACCCGGAAGAAGTATTAAAACAGGTGAAATCTCAGAGGCCAGCGACAAAGGTCAGCATACTACAACCTTTGCAGAAATGCATACTTTGCCGTTCGGAGGCTACTTGATAGATACTCCGGGTATAAGGGAACTAGGGATATTCGACATCAGGCCTGAAGAGCTTGGTCATTATTTCAGAGAGATGAGGGATTTGATGCATGAATGTAAGTTTAACAACTGCCGACATGTTAATGAACCCGGCTGCGCGGTTATAAAAGCGGTAGAAAATGGCGAAATAGAACTAAGCAGGTACGAAAGCTACCTTAGTATTTATAATGGTAACGAAACAAGGGCTTAG
- a CDS encoding M1 family metallopeptidase, with product MNTLKALLLFLITSFTASAQELYMPRNIKNAYDNETRSYDGKPGKNYWQNRGKYDIQVSVDEKTKTVSGKETIIYTNNSPDTLKTAAIRFVNNIHKPEAPRAGYVGADFLSSGLKITSFTVNGEKYDVNSANWGTVAAVTLKKALPAGQSATFVIEWNYPLSKQSGREGQIDETSLFVAYAYPRISVYDDYNGWDMIPHSDRTEFYNDFNDYKLAVKAPKNYVVWATGDLLNPDEVLEPEYASRLKKSYTSDEVIHIATAAEMQKGGVTKPVDGNIWKFEAKNITDVTFSLSSSYVWDAASVVVDKKTNRRASVQAAYSKVANDFSHAVEWGRIALDWFSNNWPGVPYPFSKMTAFQGFADMEYPMMVNDSSTPDLEFSQFVLNHEIAHTYFPFYMGTNETRYAFMDEGWATTLEYLIGQQQLGKEKAAENYKKFRVKRWISDPSTEQDQPIVSMSTQVSDAGYGNNAYGKPSLAYLALKDMLGDEVFGKALHSYMDNWNGKHPIPWDFFYSFNNATKQNLNWFWNNWFFSNNYIDLAIEKVVIKGNNYTISVKNKGGFAVPFDLKVIYNDGKEQRIHKTPETWKNNRMETFFEVRANAPIQSVTLDGGIFMDAQPTDNIWVKKL from the coding sequence ATGAACACGTTAAAAGCATTACTCCTATTCTTAATCACTTCATTTACAGCTAGTGCCCAGGAATTATATATGCCACGAAATATAAAAAATGCATATGATAATGAAACACGCTCATACGATGGCAAACCAGGAAAGAATTACTGGCAAAACCGCGGAAAGTACGACATTCAGGTATCGGTAGACGAAAAAACTAAGACTGTAAGTGGAAAAGAAACAATTATTTACACCAATAATAGCCCCGACACGCTAAAAACAGCAGCAATAAGATTTGTAAACAACATTCATAAACCGGAAGCGCCAAGAGCGGGTTATGTTGGCGCCGATTTTTTATCAAGCGGCTTAAAAATCACCTCATTTACAGTAAATGGCGAAAAGTATGATGTAAACAGTGCCAATTGGGGCACAGTTGCAGCTGTTACACTTAAAAAAGCATTGCCTGCAGGCCAATCGGCAACGTTTGTTATTGAATGGAATTACCCGTTATCAAAACAAAGCGGGCGCGAAGGGCAAATTGATGAGACTTCTCTTTTTGTAGCTTATGCATACCCAAGAATATCAGTTTACGATGATTATAATGGATGGGATATGATTCCGCATAGCGACAGGACTGAATTTTATAATGATTTTAACGACTATAAGCTTGCTGTTAAAGCACCAAAGAATTATGTGGTTTGGGCAACCGGAGATTTGCTAAACCCTGACGAGGTTCTGGAACCGGAATATGCTTCGAGACTAAAAAAATCTTATACTTCTGATGAGGTAATACATATTGCCACCGCCGCTGAAATGCAAAAAGGCGGAGTGACAAAGCCTGTTGATGGCAATATCTGGAAATTTGAAGCGAAAAATATAACGGATGTTACCTTCTCTCTAAGCAGCAGCTATGTGTGGGATGCCGCAAGTGTTGTGGTTGACAAGAAAACCAACAGAAGGGCAAGTGTACAGGCGGCATATAGTAAAGTGGCCAATGATTTTTCGCATGCAGTGGAATGGGGAAGAATTGCATTGGATTGGTTTTCGAACAACTGGCCTGGTGTTCCTTATCCTTTTTCAAAAATGACCGCTTTTCAGGGCTTTGCCGATATGGAATACCCAATGATGGTTAATGATTCGAGCACTCCGGATCTGGAGTTTTCACAATTTGTACTTAACCATGAAATTGCCCATACTTATTTCCCTTTTTATATGGGCACCAATGAAACCCGTTACGCATTTATGGATGAGGGCTGGGCCACAACTTTAGAGTATTTGATTGGACAACAACAGCTGGGTAAAGAAAAAGCGGCCGAAAACTATAAGAAGTTCAGGGTTAAACGCTGGATATCTGACCCATCAACAGAGCAGGACCAGCCGATTGTTTCCATGTCTACCCAGGTATCAGATGCCGGATACGGAAATAACGCATATGGCAAGCCTTCATTAGCATACCTTGCGCTTAAAGATATGCTTGGCGATGAGGTTTTTGGCAAAGCACTGCACAGTTATATGGATAACTGGAATGGCAAGCACCCAATTCCCTGGGATTTCTTTTATTCTTTTAATAATGCCACAAAACAGAACTTGAACTGGTTTTGGAACAATTGGTTTTTTAGCAATAACTATATTGACCTAGCTATTGAAAAGGTAGTTATAAAAGGAAACAATTACACAATTTCGGTAAAAAATAAAGGCGGATTTGCTGTTCCTTTTGATTTAAAGGTGATTTATAATGACGGCAAGGAGCAGCGGATCCATAAAACCCCGGAAACCTGGAAAAACAATCGTATGGAGACATTTTTTGAAGTCAGGGCCAATGCCCCCATACAATCTGTTACTTTAGACGGTGGTATTTTTATGGATGCACAGCCAACCGACAATATTTGGGTAAAGAAATTATAA
- a CDS encoding glycosyltransferase family 39 protein, producing the protein MPLEKPRTETIVLVSFVVLKLFLHCFLINPAYELHRDEFLHLDQANHLAWGFQSVPPATSIFAWIIKVLGGSVFIIRLVTACFGAGTLVYSWFIVKELKGNLFAKVLCMVALFACAIARLDMLFQPNAFDILSWTATYYYFVKYISTSKPRFIYYAILAIAVGFLNKYSIGFLIIGLLVGFLASPQRYIFKTKHLYIAACIGLLLVLPNLIWQYQNHFPVVRHMKELAATQLDKINRIDFLKDQLLYYIGDLWILFAAAIAFFIYKPFKDFRWIGLSYLTAIILFTWFRAKAYYAAGLYPVLLAYGSVYLGTALKLGWQRHLKTVALCTALIMFFLTIRLTYPILTPGEITLKKKKFEMVGALKWEDGKNHHLPQDFADMLGWRELAKIVDEVYKKIPEKESLIILCDNYGEAGAINHYSAFKNIHAVSFSADYITWVNLDKQIKNVILVNSIEDDDPDRKVERPIFERVIKIGTVENKMAREYGTSVYLLENAKIDINARLRAEMKED; encoded by the coding sequence ATGCCACTTGAAAAACCCCGAACTGAAACAATTGTTTTAGTATCCTTTGTTGTATTGAAGCTTTTTTTACATTGTTTCCTGATTAATCCGGCATATGAATTACACCGGGATGAATTTTTACATCTGGACCAGGCAAATCATCTGGCATGGGGCTTTCAATCTGTACCTCCTGCTACTTCCATTTTCGCCTGGATTATAAAAGTACTTGGAGGCAGTGTCTTCATCATACGACTGGTTACTGCCTGTTTTGGTGCTGGCACATTGGTATATTCGTGGTTTATTGTAAAAGAGCTAAAAGGTAATCTGTTTGCTAAAGTATTATGCATGGTGGCTTTGTTTGCATGTGCCATTGCACGTTTAGACATGCTGTTTCAACCCAATGCTTTTGATATTCTAAGCTGGACAGCCACCTACTATTACTTTGTAAAATACATATCTACCAGCAAACCCAGGTTTATTTACTATGCAATATTGGCCATTGCAGTAGGATTTTTAAACAAATACAGTATCGGATTTCTGATTATAGGTTTATTGGTTGGATTTTTGGCATCACCACAACGGTATATATTTAAAACGAAGCACTTATACATTGCTGCTTGCATAGGTTTACTACTTGTTTTGCCAAACCTAATATGGCAATATCAAAATCATTTTCCTGTGGTTAGGCATATGAAGGAACTTGCAGCAACCCAGCTGGACAAGATAAACCGCATAGATTTCCTTAAAGATCAATTGCTGTATTACATTGGCGACCTCTGGATTCTCTTTGCTGCTGCAATTGCATTTTTTATTTACAAGCCCTTTAAAGATTTTAGATGGATAGGCTTAAGTTACCTAACCGCTATTATCTTATTTACCTGGTTTAGGGCAAAGGCGTATTACGCAGCGGGGCTATATCCGGTTTTGTTAGCCTATGGATCAGTTTATTTGGGTACGGCACTTAAACTTGGATGGCAAAGGCATCTTAAGACCGTTGCCTTATGTACTGCTTTGATCATGTTTTTTCTTACCATCCGGCTGACTTATCCCATATTAACACCGGGAGAAATTACCCTTAAAAAGAAGAAATTTGAAATGGTGGGGGCTTTGAAATGGGAAGACGGGAAAAACCATCATTTACCTCAGGACTTTGCAGATATGCTTGGCTGGAGAGAGCTGGCAAAGATTGTTGATGAGGTCTATAAAAAGATTCCGGAGAAAGAAAGCCTGATTATTCTTTGTGATAATTATGGAGAAGCCGGTGCCATAAATCATTATTCGGCTTTTAAAAATATCCATGCTGTTTCATTCAGTGCAGATTACATTACCTGGGTTAATCTGGACAAACAAATTAAAAACGTTATTCTTGTTAACAGTATTGAGGATGATGACCCTGATAGAAAAGTGGAAAGACCTATATTTGAACGGGTAATAAAAATTGGCACTGTCGAAAATAAAATGGCCCGCGAATATGGGACATCAGTTTATTTATTAGAAAATGCTAAAATTGATATTAATGCCCGTTTAAGGGCAGAAATGAAAGAAGATTAA
- a CDS encoding homoserine kinase: protein MRKSIKVFAPATVANVVCGYDVLGFAVNQPGDEVIMTLTEGKGITISKITGDDGKLPLNPAKNTVSASVQHYLNHIGKPDLGVEIELHKKMPIGSGLGSSSASTVAGLFAINTLMDNLLTNKELVPFAMKGEELACGYGHADNVAPALMGGFVLIRSYQPLDIISLPFPEEMHAAIVYPEVDVPTKDARQMIRSKVLLKDAVTQWGNVAGLVSGLFMKDYDLIGRSMTDILVEPTRSILIPDFYKLRSIAMKNGAVGFGISGSGPSVFALTKDAETASKITEKLKQHLKSISINSLSFVSEVNKKGPIILD, encoded by the coding sequence ATGAGAAAGTCTATAAAAGTTTTTGCTCCTGCCACTGTAGCCAATGTGGTTTGTGGATATGATGTTTTAGGATTTGCTGTAAACCAACCGGGCGACGAGGTAATTATGACACTTACTGAGGGTAAAGGTATTACCATTTCAAAAATCACCGGTGATGATGGGAAACTGCCATTAAACCCCGCAAAAAATACGGTTAGTGCCAGTGTACAACATTATTTAAACCATATCGGCAAACCTGATCTGGGTGTTGAAATTGAACTTCACAAAAAGATGCCAATAGGCAGCGGGCTCGGTTCAAGCTCTGCAAGTACTGTAGCCGGTCTGTTTGCTATAAACACTTTGATGGATAATTTGCTGACCAACAAAGAGCTTGTACCCTTTGCCATGAAAGGCGAGGAACTGGCATGTGGTTATGGCCATGCAGATAATGTTGCTCCTGCTTTAATGGGTGGGTTTGTTTTAATAAGAAGCTATCAGCCATTGGATATCATTAGCCTGCCTTTTCCAGAGGAAATGCATGCTGCCATTGTATATCCTGAAGTTGATGTTCCAACCAAAGATGCCCGCCAAATGATCCGTTCTAAAGTATTGCTAAAAGATGCCGTAACCCAATGGGGCAATGTGGCCGGATTAGTTAGCGGCTTGTTTATGAAAGACTACGATTTAATTGGAAGAAGCATGACAGATATACTTGTTGAACCAACACGTTCTATATTAATCCCTGATTTTTATAAACTGCGCTCTATTGCAATGAAGAACGGAGCGGTAGGTTTTGGTATTTCAGGATCAGGGCCGTCAGTATTTGCACTTACAAAAGATGCAGAAACTGCAAGCAAAATCACTGAAAAATTAAAGCAGCATTTAAAGAGTATCTCGATAAACAGCTTGTCTTTTGTTTCGGAAGTAAATAAAAAAGGACCTATAATATTGGATTGA
- the thrC gene encoding threonine synthase, whose protein sequence is MKLYSTNNQSLKVDFATAVFNSMPLDKGLYMPVNIPELDKEFIDNIDQFSLSQIAFKVASVLLKDAMPLEDLQSIIDDAINFEAPVVPLDGNTGVLELFHGPSLAFKDFGARFMSRIMAYFLKDNQKTLDVLVATSGDTGGAVALGFLGVPNTRVTILYPKGKVSEIQELQLCTNGQNIHAIEVDGTFDDCQALVKQAFADETLNARLRLTSANSINISRLIPQTFYYFNAYAQLKRQGKDEVVFSVPSGNFGNIAAGLLAYKMGLPVKQFIAATNVNDTIPRFLETGIYETKPSIQTYSNAMDVGAPSNWVRIMDLFKNDKAALQQIVKSYSFTDQETLKGINELYEQFNYIACPHTAIAWLALEKYKAENPDGNYAGVFLSTAHACKFPDIFPEAIKANIEVPDQVKDLLAKPKKAEQMSTDYEAFKGYLLRY, encoded by the coding sequence ATGAAACTATACAGTACCAATAACCAAAGTTTAAAAGTAGATTTTGCCACTGCTGTTTTTAACAGCATGCCTTTAGACAAGGGTTTATATATGCCGGTAAACATTCCGGAATTGGATAAGGAATTTATTGATAACATAGACCAGTTCTCCTTATCACAAATTGCCTTTAAAGTAGCTTCGGTATTACTTAAAGATGCAATGCCCCTTGAAGATCTTCAAAGCATTATTGATGATGCTATCAATTTTGAGGCTCCGGTAGTACCACTTGATGGAAACACAGGGGTATTAGAGTTATTTCATGGTCCCTCGCTTGCTTTTAAAGACTTTGGTGCCAGATTTATGAGCCGTATTATGGCTTATTTTTTAAAGGATAACCAGAAAACGCTTGATGTGCTGGTTGCTACCTCAGGTGATACAGGCGGAGCGGTAGCTTTAGGCTTTTTAGGTGTGCCCAACACCAGGGTAACTATTTTATATCCTAAGGGAAAAGTTAGCGAAATTCAGGAATTACAGCTGTGTACAAACGGACAGAACATTCATGCCATTGAGGTCGACGGAACTTTTGACGACTGCCAGGCACTGGTAAAACAAGCTTTTGCCGATGAAACGTTAAATGCCAGGCTAAGGCTAACCTCTGCAAATTCTATTAATATTTCGCGGTTAATCCCTCAAACTTTTTACTATTTCAATGCCTACGCCCAGCTAAAAAGACAAGGTAAAGATGAAGTGGTGTTCTCTGTGCCAAGCGGAAACTTTGGTAACATTGCCGCAGGACTGTTGGCCTATAAAATGGGGCTTCCGGTAAAGCAATTTATTGCAGCAACCAATGTAAATGATACCATTCCCCGTTTTTTAGAAACAGGTATTTACGAAACTAAACCATCCATACAAACCTATTCTAATGCAATGGATGTAGGTGCCCCAAGCAACTGGGTAAGGATAATGGATCTGTTTAAAAATGATAAAGCGGCATTGCAGCAGATCGTAAAAAGCTATAGCTTTACTGACCAGGAAACCCTGAAAGGTATTAATGAGCTATATGAGCAGTTCAATTATATTGCCTGCCCGCATACGGCAATAGCATGGCTGGCCTTAGAAAAATATAAAGCAGAAAACCCTGATGGTAATTACGCGGGTGTATTTCTTTCTACTGCACACGCCTGTAAATTCCCTGATATTTTCCCGGAAGCAATTAAAGCAAACATCGAAGTCCCTGATCAGGTAAAAGACCTTTTAGCCAAACCAAAAAAGGCAGAGCAAATGAGTACAGATTATGAGGCGTTTAAGGGGTATTTGCTTAGGTATTAG